GGCCACAGCGACGCTGGCTGGGAGGCGTTCCGACGGACCCCGACGGCGATCCCGGCGGCCGGCTACCTCATCGGCGCGCTCGTCGCCGGCGTCGCCGTCGCCCCCGCCGTCGTGGTGGGGCTGCCGGCGCCGACGCTCGCGCTCGCGCTCGTCGCCGCCACGTACCTCCTCACTGGAATCACCCACGTCGACGGCGTCGCGGATCTGGGCGACGCGGCGGTCGTCCACGGCGACGCCGACGCCCGCAGAGCCGTGCTGAAGGA
The DNA window shown above is from Halobaculum marinum and carries:
- a CDS encoding adenosylcobinamide-GDP ribazoletransferase; the encoded protein is MAVSAVAALRGALGFLSRVPVGHSDAGWEAFRRTPTAIPAAGYLIGALVAGVAVAPAVVVGLPAPTLALALVAATYLLTGITHVDGVADLGDAAVVHGDADARRAVLKDGRTAFENRGAIFELTRPKVS